A stretch of the uncultured Desulfobacter sp. genome encodes the following:
- the mutL gene encoding DNA mismatch repair endonuclease MutL encodes MSRIRILPDILSNQIAAGEVVQRPVSVVKELVENAMDAGADRIIVEIENGGKTLIRVSDNGCGLSRDEAVLALERYATSKIYTKEDLFSISTFGFRGEALPSIASVSKFTLVSRTADNVTGTRVDMDGGKLSGVTDTGAPVGTMVEVKRLFFNTPARRKFLKSENTESGHIADALAGLAMGNPGVGFRLVVNHRSVKSYPPDQTLFQRAQMVLGKDVADQLYEIQWPQTDGDGEGGLSGLSIRGVCANPGVTRSTANRIYLFVNQRLVYDRGLISAMFQGYRGRIMKGRYPVGAVCVALPCDQVDVNVHPTKREIKFIAPGPVYHALAVAVASTLSRSQDDKLAYARAAMPEKKGIPTPVQAALKSASLPEKKVTSDLFESVSAPEPKPEYTSFDSPFDSLEAAEPREKSWAPVPELKLSIQPPLSDHENQTPDQRKTTPPSEPFLEIRSGVRVVGQVLNIYIVVENENHLILVDQHAAHERIVFEQLLKRHKQMDVQSQSLAVPEVLELSHKEAVVLESITNELADLGIRVEPFGGTSFVIKAVPVLVEEKNVGSMVVEMVEKISNANGTGLQDDWLEDALATMACHRSVRGGQSMSVKEMTALVEQLFACENPMHCPHGRPVLVSFDARSLEKLFKRLV; translated from the coding sequence ATGAGCAGAATCCGCATCCTTCCTGATATTCTGTCCAACCAGATTGCCGCAGGTGAAGTGGTTCAACGCCCGGTCTCTGTGGTTAAGGAGTTGGTGGAAAATGCCATGGATGCAGGAGCGGACAGGATAATTGTTGAGATTGAAAACGGCGGCAAAACCCTGATCCGTGTCTCGGACAACGGGTGCGGGCTTTCCCGGGATGAGGCAGTGCTGGCATTGGAACGGTATGCCACCTCAAAGATCTACACCAAAGAGGACCTGTTTTCCATTTCTACCTTTGGGTTCAGGGGCGAAGCGCTGCCGTCCATTGCTTCTGTATCAAAGTTCACGCTTGTGTCACGTACGGCAGATAACGTCACCGGAACCCGGGTGGATATGGATGGCGGAAAGCTTTCCGGTGTAACGGATACCGGCGCGCCTGTGGGTACCATGGTGGAAGTCAAACGCTTGTTTTTCAACACACCAGCCCGAAGAAAATTTTTAAAAAGCGAAAATACGGAATCCGGCCATATTGCCGATGCCCTGGCCGGTCTTGCCATGGGGAATCCCGGGGTGGGATTCCGCCTCGTGGTCAACCATAGGTCCGTTAAGAGCTATCCCCCAGACCAGACCTTGTTTCAGCGGGCCCAGATGGTGTTGGGTAAAGATGTGGCGGATCAGCTGTACGAAATACAGTGGCCCCAGACAGATGGAGACGGGGAAGGCGGCCTGTCTGGGTTAAGTATCCGGGGGGTATGTGCCAATCCCGGTGTTACACGCAGTACGGCCAATCGGATTTATCTGTTCGTCAACCAGCGTCTTGTGTATGATAGAGGGTTGATCTCAGCCATGTTTCAAGGTTACCGGGGCCGGATTATGAAGGGGCGGTATCCTGTGGGAGCGGTATGTGTGGCGTTGCCCTGCGACCAGGTGGATGTAAATGTACATCCGACTAAACGTGAAATTAAATTTATTGCGCCAGGTCCTGTATACCATGCTTTAGCGGTTGCCGTGGCAAGCACCTTGTCTCGCAGTCAGGACGATAAATTGGCGTATGCCAGAGCCGCCATGCCTGAAAAAAAAGGTATCCCAACGCCTGTTCAGGCTGCATTGAAATCGGCATCCCTGCCGGAAAAAAAAGTGACTTCTGACTTGTTTGAAAGCGTTTCTGCCCCAGAGCCGAAACCTGAGTATACATCTTTTGATTCACCCTTTGATTCTCTTGAGGCCGCGGAACCCCGTGAAAAATCCTGGGCCCCGGTCCCGGAACTCAAATTGTCCATCCAACCCCCTTTGTCTGACCATGAAAACCAAACACCAGATCAGAGGAAAACAACGCCTCCTTCCGAACCGTTTCTGGAAATTCGTTCCGGGGTAAGGGTGGTCGGCCAGGTACTCAATATTTACATTGTGGTGGAAAACGAGAACCACCTCATACTGGTAGACCAACATGCCGCCCATGAGCGTATTGTTTTTGAGCAGCTTTTAAAACGCCACAAGCAAATGGATGTGCAAAGCCAGTCCCTGGCGGTTCCCGAGGTTCTGGAGCTGAGCCACAAGGAAGCTGTGGTCCTTGAGTCCATTACGAATGAACTGGCCGATTTGGGAATAAGAGTTGAACCTTTTGGCGGGACATCGTTTGTAATAAAAGCCGTGCCTGTGTTGGTGGAAGAAAAAAATGTGGGATCCATGGTGGTAGAAATGGTGGAGAAAATCAGCAATGCCAACGGCACAGGGCTTCAAGACGATTGGCTTGAAGATGCCCTGGCCACAATGGCCTGCCATCGCTCTGTACGGGGTGGGCAGTCCATGTCTGTAAAGGAGATGACGGCGCTTGTGGAGCAGTTGTTTGCCTGTGAAAACCCAATGCACTGCCCCCATGGCCGCCCCGTTTTGGTCTCCTTTGATGCCCGCAGCCTTGAAAAGCTGTTTAAAAGACTTGTGTGA
- a CDS encoding porin, which produces MKKLIIAVAVLALMAGSAYAAEWNFYGEAKIWTGWYDKDRADGNDPATDDYDTQYSEGLLASSKVGANITVSDELTARFEYGTGVNVRHLYGVWNFGSGTLLVGQSDTPLNVAYSNQLVPVENGDGINDLGLAGYGDLDNSRNPELMLTFGGFSIAFLAPETEAWTVAETTKWGGQTQAIMPMIAMCYKAAFDMGEAQVAAGYNRFEINDDEDIDAYAIALGTNLNFGAVGMFATFVWGENMGNLGADNGTEYEGLAVYAGGDVDDCESIGGTIGVTFAVSEMLTLEAGYGYIHDELDDANTTSIAQSYYMQAGITLAPGVVVTPEVGMIDNREAGEDETLYFGATWAISF; this is translated from the coding sequence ATGAAAAAACTTATTATTGCTGTTGCAGTGCTTGCACTGATGGCAGGTTCTGCTTATGCAGCAGAGTGGAATTTTTACGGCGAAGCCAAAATTTGGACCGGTTGGTACGACAAAGATCGCGCCGATGGAAATGATCCCGCTACCGATGATTATGACACCCAGTATAGCGAAGGGCTTCTTGCCAGTTCAAAGGTTGGTGCTAACATAACTGTTTCTGACGAACTGACCGCTCGTTTTGAATATGGCACTGGCGTAAATGTACGTCACCTCTATGGCGTTTGGAACTTTGGTTCCGGCACCCTGTTGGTTGGTCAGAGCGACACCCCTCTGAATGTTGCATATTCCAACCAGCTTGTTCCGGTTGAGAACGGTGATGGCATTAATGACCTTGGCCTGGCCGGATACGGTGATTTGGATAACAGTCGTAATCCTGAGTTGATGCTGACTTTCGGCGGTTTCTCCATTGCTTTCCTGGCTCCTGAAACAGAAGCCTGGACTGTTGCTGAAACAACAAAATGGGGTGGTCAGACTCAAGCTATCATGCCTATGATCGCAATGTGTTACAAAGCAGCCTTTGATATGGGCGAAGCTCAGGTTGCCGCTGGTTACAATCGTTTTGAAATCAATGATGACGAAGATATTGATGCCTACGCCATTGCCTTGGGTACTAACCTGAACTTTGGCGCTGTTGGTATGTTTGCTACCTTTGTATGGGGTGAAAACATGGGCAACCTGGGTGCTGATAATGGCACTGAGTACGAAGGTCTTGCTGTCTATGCTGGCGGCGACGTTGACGATTGTGAATCCATTGGTGGTACTATCGGTGTAACTTTTGCAGTAAGTGAGATGCTTACCCTTGAAGCCGGTTATGGTTATATCCATGACGAACTTGATGATGCCAACACTACTTCTATTGCTCAGTCTTACTACATGCAGGCTGGCATCACACTGGCTCCGGGCGTTGTTGTAACTCCTGAAGTTGGTATGATTGATAACAGAGAAGCTGGCGAAGACGAAACTCTGTACTTCGGCGCAACTTGGGCAATTTCCTTCTAA
- a CDS encoding FG-GAP-like repeat-containing protein → MRKFTQPFFAFKTTIVVLTFFVVWAAAGTGLCSATKTVAVIPFEMNSAQDLSFLQNGLFSMLSSRLSDAGKVDVLDRETIDKALAGAKTDGLVKGSLNEGSARDLGARMGVDYVLFGSLTHYGDSLSLDAAMVDVTGKKKTLAFFEQSNAMGDVIPLVNSFAGDINMKVFNRNIDNKMYARPQEPNPTLGGLQYAGSPGLYGGGMMAMQASQGFSTHLKVKEVIRAMTTGDLNKDGRIQVVTATDSSLQIYHLEGSLLTEETHLDYASYLRIIGLDVADINGNGYPEIFVTAMTINRETLSSFVVEYNGSSYTTIQDGLSYYFRVIDSLDGNPVLYAQEKGRDPYNGKIFIMTPANDNYQEEKSIRVPRGTSVLSLNRGPVREDSGVEFLSINQHHRLVLINDAGSMEWESTDKYGKTNNYWLSGARGADITYRERDYFNPRIKFHPVGEDQKEKVFLITNNEIGGGALGRIKRFKEGRVEVMAWNGIAMAPVFQTVPLQGWVSDFDIADIDNDGTQELVISVVTRSKVAILAKDKTANIISYKLK, encoded by the coding sequence ATGCGAAAATTTACGCAACCCTTTTTTGCTTTCAAGACAACGATTGTCGTTTTGACCTTTTTTGTGGTTTGGGCTGCAGCCGGTACAGGATTGTGCAGTGCCACTAAAACTGTGGCTGTCATCCCCTTTGAAATGAATTCTGCTCAGGATTTAAGTTTTTTGCAGAACGGATTGTTTTCAATGCTTTCCTCAAGGCTTTCCGATGCTGGAAAAGTGGATGTTCTGGACCGGGAAACCATTGATAAAGCCTTAGCTGGAGCAAAGACCGACGGGCTCGTTAAAGGCAGCCTCAATGAAGGATCTGCCCGGGATTTAGGCGCACGGATGGGTGTGGATTACGTCCTTTTCGGCAGCCTGACCCATTATGGGGATAGTCTCAGTTTGGATGCCGCCATGGTGGATGTGACAGGCAAAAAGAAAACCCTTGCCTTTTTTGAGCAGAGCAATGCCATGGGCGATGTTATTCCTCTGGTGAACTCTTTTGCCGGTGATATCAACATGAAGGTATTCAACCGCAATATTGATAATAAGATGTATGCCCGGCCCCAGGAACCCAACCCCACCCTTGGGGGCTTGCAGTACGCCGGCAGTCCCGGTCTTTACGGCGGCGGCATGATGGCCATGCAGGCAAGCCAGGGGTTTAGCACCCACTTAAAGGTGAAAGAGGTGATCCGGGCCATGACCACCGGTGATTTGAACAAAGACGGTCGTATCCAGGTTGTGACGGCAACGGACTCTTCCCTTCAGATCTACCATCTTGAGGGCAGTTTGCTGACCGAAGAAACTCACCTGGATTATGCATCCTACCTTAGAATTATCGGTTTAGATGTGGCGGATATTAACGGCAACGGATATCCGGAAATATTTGTCACCGCCATGACCATAAACAGGGAGACGCTTTCATCCTTTGTGGTGGAGTATAATGGTTCCTCTTATACAACGATTCAGGATGGCTTGTCCTACTATTTCCGCGTGATTGATTCTCTGGACGGTAATCCCGTACTCTATGCCCAGGAAAAGGGCCGGGATCCATATAACGGAAAGATTTTCATCATGACACCGGCCAATGACAATTATCAGGAAGAAAAATCCATCCGTGTTCCCAGGGGTACGTCTGTGCTGTCACTAAACAGGGGACCGGTCCGGGAGGATAGTGGCGTTGAATTTTTAAGCATTAATCAGCATCATCGCCTGGTGCTCATAAACGATGCGGGATCAATGGAGTGGGAAAGTACGGACAAATACGGAAAAACCAATAACTATTGGCTTTCCGGGGCTCGTGGTGCTGATATTACTTACCGGGAACGGGACTATTTCAATCCCAGGATTAAATTTCATCCCGTGGGAGAGGACCAGAAAGAAAAAGTCTTTTTGATTACGAATAATGAGATCGGCGGCGGGGCGCTTGGTCGTATTAAGCGATTCAAAGAGGGCCGTGTTGAAGTCATGGCCTGGAACGGTATTGCCATGGCGCCGGTATTCCAGACTGTGCCTCTACAGGGCTGGGTCTCTGATTTTGATATTGCCGATATAGACAATGACGGTACGCAGGAGTTGGTGATTTCCGTTGTAACTCGGTCCAAAGTAGCCATCCTAGCCAAAGATAAAACGGCGAATATTATTTCCTATAAATTGAAATGA
- a CDS encoding helix-turn-helix domain-containing protein: MKIRLHKNATTTPAQRAYIQNNPHLSVAALAKKTGVSKTTIRRWQKRMDVYDRPHTPKHIKKALTPIEEIKIIICRMASRAGLDDLLQITDSFFNITCSRAGLNRCLKRYQISRMPKLKQSVPFNLKDYTGTYLYYNCFHLPSFLPDKPPVVLQTLLDCSFRTFHAQYAATAHTFISDHIQKFPLKVLGVIYNDPVRLSADHTNKQKYKNSCDSTIEQLCSTLDITCFHMDDQHTDTKNELCRQMEKIANQPDFEKEAPTWGTNEALVKQISHYNFKLPLSFLKQKTPYQAMEAHYTNFPSSFKHKPTIS, encoded by the coding sequence ATGAAAATACGTCTTCATAAAAATGCCACAACAACGCCTGCCCAGCGGGCATATATTCAAAATAATCCACACCTGTCCGTTGCCGCTCTGGCAAAAAAAACCGGCGTTAGTAAAACCACAATACGCAGATGGCAAAAACGTATGGATGTTTATGACCGCCCGCACACTCCCAAACATATTAAAAAGGCCCTGACACCCATTGAAGAGATTAAAATCATTATCTGCCGCATGGCATCCAGAGCCGGCCTTGACGATCTGCTTCAAATTACAGACTCTTTTTTTAACATCACCTGTTCGAGGGCCGGCCTCAACAGATGTCTAAAACGGTATCAGATATCCAGGATGCCAAAACTCAAGCAATCTGTACCATTTAACCTTAAAGATTATACCGGCACATATCTTTATTACAATTGTTTCCATCTGCCCTCTTTTTTGCCGGATAAACCGCCTGTGGTACTGCAAACCCTTCTTGACTGTTCATTCAGAACCTTTCATGCACAATACGCTGCAACAGCGCACACATTCATTTCAGATCACATCCAGAAGTTTCCCTTAAAGGTTTTAGGCGTTATTTATAATGACCCGGTAAGACTCAGTGCCGATCATACAAACAAACAAAAATATAAGAACAGCTGTGACAGCACCATCGAGCAATTATGCAGCACATTGGACATTACATGCTTTCACATGGATGATCAGCATACCGACACAAAAAACGAATTATGCCGGCAGATGGAAAAAATCGCTAACCAACCTGATTTTGAAAAAGAAGCACCAACCTGGGGAACAAATGAAGCACTGGTAAAACAGATAAGCCATTACAACTTTAAATTACCCCTGAGTTTTTTAAAACAGAAAACACCCTACCAGGCAATGGAGGCGCATTACACCAATTTTCCAAGCAGTTTCAAACACAAGCCGACCATCTCTTGA
- a CDS encoding flagellin has translation MSLSINTNVAALTAHRNMVSNDNDMRTSLTRLSTGLRINSAADDASGLTIADSLAAQADGIGQGIRNANDGVSIVQTADGALEESVSIVNTIKTKAIQAASDTQTTATRSAIQQDIDKLMEELDNIATTTSYNGLQLLNGTYTNKVIHTGASANETTSISIGDTESDSIGHISTATLELDGQVGSAVQLSITSAITGENVELESITIEANNEEENGLGALADEINSVSALTGVSAMAIVETTTSGAIQEGTTGADFAINGVNIGAINVEDNDADASLVTAINDKTSETGVSAALNNSGTITLTSEDGRVLDVTGETGGVFGDTISAADLSTVGYITLTQEGSSQFNINGAISGGTTTEFTLDTEYTSTGTTIIADESSIASGSVLTAGTVLGGNATIAAETDIVSDFQLEAGSKIATGSVIAEGTNITGNITLSTQADLQEDMTITAGSTLASNSVLGAGTVVNQSFSNAGMTYEAGTTLAADVTLGSSLIVTSDMQLADDSTITTGSTMTAGTVLGADMTISNSMTLADDMTLEAGSDIASGSVIAVGSTLGDSITLNSEMTTSDDMDVAAGSQIASASTITKGSLMGGPVQVEQEVLEDEMTLSAGSTLTSGSKILNGTTINQDILGSDGNTYTAGTTLSTDITLANDVLLTENMTLASGSTIEEGSILEITASSEDVTVSDQQGLTLADINVLTQEDAEIAIEIAEAALADLDAIRSGLGSVENQLSSTISNLSVTKTNVTASESTIRDVDFAEETANFAKLSLLAQTGSYALSQANAASSNLTSLLQ, from the coding sequence ATGAGTTTAAGTATTAATACCAACGTTGCTGCACTGACCGCGCACAGAAACATGGTCTCCAACGACAATGATATGCGTACATCCTTGACGCGACTGTCCACAGGCTTGAGAATCAACTCAGCTGCAGACGATGCATCAGGTCTGACCATTGCCGATTCTTTGGCAGCACAGGCAGACGGTATTGGCCAGGGCATCCGGAACGCAAATGACGGCGTTTCCATTGTCCAGACTGCAGACGGTGCCCTCGAAGAGTCGGTAAGCATTGTAAACACCATTAAAACCAAAGCCATCCAGGCGGCATCAGACACCCAGACGACGGCAACCCGGTCTGCTATTCAGCAGGATATTGACAAACTGATGGAAGAGCTTGACAACATTGCCACCACCACATCCTACAACGGCTTGCAGCTTCTCAACGGCACTTACACCAACAAGGTTATTCACACCGGTGCCTCTGCCAATGAGACCACTTCTATCAGCATAGGAGACACTGAGTCCGATTCCATAGGCCACATTTCAACAGCCACTTTGGAACTTGATGGGCAAGTAGGCAGCGCTGTTCAGCTATCCATCACTTCAGCCATCACCGGCGAAAATGTTGAATTGGAATCCATTACCATTGAAGCCAATAACGAGGAGGAAAACGGCCTCGGTGCCTTAGCCGATGAAATCAACTCGGTTTCCGCTCTTACAGGCGTCTCTGCAATGGCGATTGTGGAAACCACCACAAGTGGAGCGATTCAGGAAGGCACCACAGGTGCCGATTTTGCAATCAACGGCGTTAACATCGGTGCCATCAATGTTGAAGACAATGATGCCGATGCCTCTCTTGTCACAGCCATCAATGACAAGACAAGTGAGACAGGCGTTTCCGCAGCCCTTAATAATTCAGGCACCATTACGCTGACATCTGAAGACGGACGGGTGCTTGATGTGACCGGCGAAACAGGCGGCGTTTTCGGTGATACCATTTCAGCAGCAGACCTCAGCACTGTCGGGTACATCACCCTGACCCAGGAAGGCTCCAGTCAGTTCAACATTAACGGTGCCATATCCGGCGGTACAACTACTGAATTCACGCTTGACACCGAATATACGTCCACCGGGACCACAATCATTGCCGATGAGTCCTCAATCGCTTCAGGGTCGGTGTTGACTGCAGGCACTGTTCTTGGCGGCAATGCCACGATCGCAGCGGAAACCGACATTGTGTCCGACTTCCAACTTGAGGCCGGTTCTAAGATAGCAACCGGCTCAGTAATCGCGGAAGGAACCAATATAACAGGAAATATAACACTTTCAACACAGGCCGATCTTCAAGAAGACATGACGATCACTGCCGGATCAACCCTTGCAAGCAATTCAGTGCTTGGCGCAGGTACAGTGGTTAATCAGTCATTTTCGAATGCCGGTATGACTTATGAAGCTGGAACCACATTAGCTGCCGATGTTACGCTTGGCTCCTCACTGATTGTCACCTCGGATATGCAGCTAGCAGATGACTCCACCATTACCACAGGCAGTACAATGACTGCAGGAACGGTACTAGGTGCTGACATGACCATCAGCAATAGCATGACCCTAGCTGACGACATGACGCTTGAAGCCGGTTCAGACATCGCCTCCGGGTCAGTGATTGCCGTAGGCTCTACGTTGGGAGATTCAATTACACTCAATTCAGAGATGACAACTTCTGACGATATGGATGTGGCAGCCGGTTCTCAGATCGCGTCAGCTTCAACAATAACAAAGGGCTCTCTGATGGGTGGTCCAGTGCAAGTGGAACAAGAAGTCCTGGAAGACGAGATGACCCTTTCTGCCGGATCGACCCTTACCTCAGGTTCTAAAATCCTAAACGGGACAACGATTAACCAGGATATCCTTGGCTCCGACGGCAATACTTATACTGCAGGAACAACTCTTAGCACTGATATCACTTTGGCTAACGACGTTCTCCTGACCGAAAATATGACCCTTGCATCCGGAAGTACAATTGAAGAAGGTTCGATACTTGAAATAACCGCATCAAGCGAAGATGTGACTGTTTCAGACCAGCAAGGCTTGACCCTGGCAGATATCAATGTCTTGACACAGGAGGATGCTGAAATTGCCATTGAAATTGCGGAAGCCGCGCTGGCTGACCTGGATGCCATAAGAAGTGGACTGGGTTCCGTGGAAAACCAGCTGTCTTCCACCATCTCCAACCTTTCGGTGACCAAAACCAATGTCACGGCCTCCGAATCTACCATCCGAGACGTTGATTTTGCGGAAGAAACAGCCAACTTTGCCAAGCTGTCCCTGCTGGCCCAGACAGGCTCCTATGCTCTGAGCCAGGCAAACGCCGCATCTTCAAACCTGACCAGCCTGCTCCAGTAA
- the gatA gene encoding Asp-tRNA(Asn)/Glu-tRNA(Gln) amidotransferase subunit GatA, with protein MNLHTLTIAQAQELLAKKEISSVELTRAFLDRIDKYDNTISAFITVAPELALEQAEQADRVIAKGENQPFTGIPVALKDVLCTKGVKTTCASKILENFVPQYDATVVEKFKAQNAVLIGKANMDEFAMGSSTENSAFFATRNPWNTDHVPGGSSGGSAAAVAAQFCTGAVGTDTGGSIRQPASHCGVVGLKPTYGRVSRFGVVAYASSLDQVGPITRDVTDAAMMLNLMGGHDPKDSTSAPEQMSDFTQGIAKFKENGLAGMTAGIPKEFSTLAGIDPQVSAMFENARKALEGLGVTVKEISLPHTNYVVAAYYIIAPCEASANLARFDGVRYGVRDMESDDLIEMYKKTKSKGFGLEVQRRIIIGTYSLSSGYYDAYYGRASQVRALIMDDFKKAFEECDIIVSPVAPTPAFKIGEKVADPLTMYLSDIFTLACNLAGVPGISVPAGISDTGLPMGLQMMAPHFDEMSLIRAGYGFEQTVGLGVELPEL; from the coding sequence ATGAATCTGCATACCCTGACCATTGCCCAGGCCCAGGAACTTCTGGCCAAAAAGGAAATATCTTCTGTTGAACTGACACGGGCTTTCCTTGATCGTATTGATAAATATGACAATACCATTTCAGCGTTTATCACTGTTGCCCCGGAACTTGCCCTTGAACAGGCAGAACAGGCAGACCGGGTTATTGCTAAAGGAGAGAATCAACCCTTTACCGGAATCCCGGTGGCCTTGAAAGATGTGTTATGCACAAAGGGAGTGAAAACCACCTGTGCGTCTAAGATACTAGAAAATTTTGTGCCCCAATATGACGCCACAGTGGTTGAAAAATTTAAAGCTCAGAATGCCGTGCTCATCGGCAAAGCCAATATGGATGAATTTGCCATGGGGTCTTCCACTGAAAATTCAGCCTTTTTTGCCACCCGCAACCCCTGGAACACCGACCATGTACCGGGTGGTTCTTCCGGCGGATCTGCCGCAGCCGTAGCGGCCCAGTTCTGTACAGGGGCTGTGGGTACGGACACAGGTGGCTCTATCCGTCAGCCCGCCTCCCATTGCGGGGTTGTGGGGCTTAAACCCACTTACGGACGGGTGTCACGGTTTGGTGTGGTGGCCTATGCGTCATCCCTGGACCAGGTTGGCCCCATTACCCGGGATGTGACGGACGCGGCCATGATGCTTAATCTCATGGGAGGTCATGATCCAAAAGATTCCACCAGTGCACCTGAGCAAATGTCAGATTTTACACAGGGCATTGCCAAGTTTAAGGAGAATGGTCTTGCCGGAATGACCGCAGGTATTCCCAAAGAATTTTCAACGCTTGCAGGTATTGACCCGCAGGTTTCAGCCATGTTCGAAAATGCCCGAAAGGCCCTGGAAGGATTGGGGGTTACCGTTAAAGAGATCTCTTTGCCCCATACCAATTATGTGGTGGCGGCCTACTATATCATTGCCCCCTGTGAAGCCAGTGCCAACCTGGCCCGGTTTGACGGGGTAAGATACGGGGTCCGGGATATGGAATCCGATGATCTCATTGAAATGTACAAGAAAACCAAATCCAAAGGATTTGGGTTGGAGGTCCAGCGCCGGATTATTATCGGTACCTATTCATTGTCTTCGGGGTATTATGATGCCTATTACGGCCGTGCCTCCCAGGTCCGGGCTTTGATCATGGATGATTTCAAAAAGGCATTTGAAGAATGCGACATTATTGTGTCCCCTGTGGCGCCAACACCTGCGTTTAAAATTGGTGAGAAGGTGGCTGATCCATTGACCATGTACTTGAGTGATATTTTTACCCTGGCCTGCAATCTGGCAGGTGTGCCCGGGATATCAGTGCCTGCAGGAATCTCCGACACCGGGCTTCCCATGGGGCTCCAGATGATGGCCCCGCATTTTGATGAAATGTCGTTGATCCGGGCTGGATACGGATTTGAACAGACTGTGGGGCTGGGTGTTGAACTGCCCGAATTGTAA
- a CDS encoding adenylosuccinate synthase — MTNTVVVGTQWGDEGKGKIVDLLSEHADYVVRFQGGNNAGHTMVVDGKEIISHLIPSGIIQQKKCFIGNGVVVDPFVLLDEIDYLAGNNIDVSPNMLKISNRAHLIMPYHQEIDKAREIKKGKDKIGTTGRGIGPCYEDKASRVGIRFCDLLDFDLFKQKVETVMAEKNFYLKHYFKTEPMDPALIIDQFETIRARLLPYICDVSVSIDQGIRQGMQILFEGAQGTHLDIEHGTYPFVTSSTTVSANAASGSGVGPGKLNEIIGIVKAYTTRVGAGPFPTELFDEIGDKIQKTGAEFGATTGRKRRCGWLDMVVLKNAARLNSLTGLAITKLDVLDDLEEIKICTGYEYSGNVTAEFPAQIDVLANCTPVYETHPGWKTQTSGITNFEDLPEKAKAYLARIEELSEVKIKIVSVGPGREATIIKENIF; from the coding sequence GTGACAAACACAGTTGTTGTGGGAACCCAGTGGGGTGATGAAGGAAAAGGAAAGATTGTCGATCTGCTCAGCGAACACGCTGATTATGTGGTCAGGTTCCAGGGAGGCAACAATGCAGGGCACACCATGGTGGTCGATGGAAAAGAAATTATCAGCCACTTGATTCCCTCCGGCATAATTCAGCAGAAAAAATGTTTTATCGGCAACGGTGTGGTGGTTGACCCTTTTGTATTGCTCGATGAAATTGATTATCTGGCAGGCAATAACATTGATGTGTCACCCAACATGCTGAAAATCAGTAATCGTGCCCATCTGATCATGCCCTATCACCAGGAGATCGACAAAGCCCGGGAAATAAAAAAAGGCAAGGATAAAATCGGCACCACCGGTCGCGGCATCGGCCCCTGCTATGAAGATAAGGCCAGTCGCGTGGGTATCCGCTTCTGTGATCTTCTTGATTTTGATTTGTTCAAACAAAAAGTTGAGACCGTCATGGCGGAAAAAAACTTTTACCTGAAACACTACTTCAAAACCGAACCCATGGACCCGGCGCTTATTATTGATCAGTTTGAAACCATTCGTGCCCGGCTCCTCCCCTATATCTGTGATGTTTCCGTCTCCATTGATCAAGGGATACGGCAGGGTATGCAAATTTTATTTGAAGGCGCCCAGGGTACGCACCTTGACATTGAACACGGCACCTACCCCTTTGTCACCTCCTCGACAACCGTTTCTGCCAATGCAGCAAGCGGCAGTGGTGTGGGCCCCGGAAAACTCAATGAAATCATCGGCATTGTCAAAGCATACACCACCCGGGTAGGGGCAGGCCCCTTCCCAACGGAGCTGTTTGACGAAATCGGGGACAAAATCCAGAAAACCGGGGCTGAATTCGGTGCCACAACCGGACGCAAACGGCGTTGTGGATGGCTGGACATGGTGGTATTAAAAAATGCCGCCCGCCTAAACAGCCTGACCGGACTTGCCATCACCAAACTGGATGTTCTGGATGATTTAGAGGAAATTAAAATCTGCACAGGATATGAATATTCGGGTAATGTCACAGCAGAATTTCCAGCCCAGATTGATGTCCTGGCTAATTGTACACCAGTTTATGAAACACATCCCGGCTGGAAAACCCAGACATCAGGCATAACCAATTTTGAGGATCTGCCTGAAAAAGCAAAGGCTTACCTTGCCCGGATAGAAGAATTATCAGAAGTAAAAATTAAAATTGTATCCGTAGGCCCAGGCCGTGAAGCCACAATTATCAAAGAAAATATTTTCTAA